Proteins from a single region of Mytilus trossulus isolate FHL-02 chromosome 2, PNRI_Mtr1.1.1.hap1, whole genome shotgun sequence:
- the LOC134705608 gene encoding amiloride-sensitive sodium channel subunit beta-like, translated as MLLECTYAGHKCDRPSKNSVTPDYGNCYTLQSRRYISGTSGPVGGMTLTINLENHEAIETMTEGFGLRLALHEVGSFPLPLEKGMTISGGFETSLALKLTTIKRKGPPYGECEDPVAYFKKHLVRYTTQEELKNTSCATYENSTACRLHMMTNSTPSSNFLKLHIYFEELNYEQIVEEPMYDITQVIADIGGSLGLCIGVSLLCVFEAVEAIVGVLLVMKRKIQGHTRVKAQFN; from the exons acCATCGAAGAATAGTGTTACCCCGGACTATGGTAATTGCTACACTCTTCAGTCTCGAAGATATATTTCTGGAACAAGTGGACCAGTAGGAG GTATGACATTAACCATAAATCTGGAAAACCACGAAGCAATTGAGACAATGACGGAGGGTTTTGGACTACGACTGGCTCTACATGAAGTTGGAAGCTTCCCATTACCTCTGGAGAAAGGCATGACAATTTCGGGAGGATTTGAAACATCACTAGCGCTTAAATTG ACGACCATAAAACGAAAGGGGCCCCCATATGGAGAGTGTGAAGATCCAGTAGCATATTTCAAAAAACATCTTGTTCGTTACACAACACAG GAGGAGCTGAAAAACACATCGTGTGCAACCTATGAGAATAGCACAGCATGCAGACTGCATATGATGACAAATTCTACTCCCAG cTCAAATTTCCTGAAACTTCATATCTATTTTGAAGAACTTAACTATGAACAGATTGTAGAAGAACCTATGTATGAC ATAACCCAAGTGATTGCTGATATTGGTGGTTCCTTAGGACTATGTATTGGCGTCTCATTACTATGTGTTTTTGAAGCAGTAGAAGCTATTGTAGGAGTTTTATTGGTGATGAAGAGAAAAATACAAGGACATACTCGCGTTAAAGCACAATTCAATTAA